From a region of the Castanea sativa cultivar Marrone di Chiusa Pesio chromosome 10, ASM4071231v1 genome:
- the LOC142612827 gene encoding poly [ADP-ribose] polymerase 2-like: MVYQPIRREIGTQKMWISIGSQQKIMAVEKFREMGIQQLRQQAALRGISATGSMKELIERLSKDSNHDLQDCPQADEEESESNEEKIVTATKKGAAVLDQWLPDDIKAHYHVLHLACLTIIVAQCSE; encoded by the exons ATGGTTTATCAGCCAATAAGAAGAGAGATAGGGACTCAGAAAATGTGGATTTCAATTGGGTCCCAGCAGAAAATCATGGCCGTTGAGAAGTTTAGAGAAATGGGCATTCAGCAATTGCGTCAACAAGCTGCTCTTCGAGGCATTTCCGCAACTGGGTCTATGAAAGAACTCATAGAAAGGCTCTCTAAAGATTCAAACCACGATTTACAGGACTGTCCTCAAG CtgatgaagaagaaagtgaaagcaatgaGGAGAAGATTGTGACAGCGACCAAAAAGGGAGCAGCGGTGCTGGATCAATGGCTTCCAGATGACATAAAGGCCCATTACCATGTTTTGCATCTGGCATGTCTTACAATTATTGTAGCACAATGTAGTGAATGA